In the genome of Lycorma delicatula isolate Av1 chromosome 8, ASM4794821v1, whole genome shotgun sequence, one region contains:
- the LOC142329204 gene encoding ribosome assembly protein METTL17, mitochondrial isoform X2: protein MDKPVKNLIKDGIEFTKYLEGRHPPLDTEAYKDHVEKVTKKAIRQCGVREDTEDYEENFYKNRNAINKKFNELLRKQTYHWKSINYNQYMSLIYLVSRTAPEYAVICRVFNEIFSRDKTFQPKSLFDFGSGVGTVSWAAKRYWKNSLKEFFCVDSSSHMNDIAQALLQDGKLNLEIPKGVFFRQFLPSKNELYDLVVTAYTLFELPSKQARLEAVLNLWSKTGKYLVIVERGSNAGFKLVNEARDFLRFRNESSAVPSLKAHIFAPCPHDLECPRLMEDNTPCNFMVNYKVLAMDNKERISGERFSYVIFKKGEREDFNQWPRIVRPVIKRSGHSICRVCTAEGKLKEVIFTAAKHGKIPYLCARNSRWGDILPVKLDEKEAIVDDKEIIKDIKDSDSENEDDEHERKR, encoded by the exons ataaaccagtaaaaaatttaattaaagatggCATTGAATTTACAAAGTATTTAGAAGGAAGACATCCTCCATTAGATACTGAAGCTTATAAAGACCATgttgaaaaagtaacaaaaaaagccATTAGACAGT GTGGTGTGAGAGAAGATACTGaagattatgaagaaaatttttataaaaatagaaatgctattaacaaaaaattcaatgagTTGTTGAGGAAACAAACATATCATTggaaatcaattaattataatcagtATATGTCATTAATCTATCTTGTTAGCAGAACTGCTCCAGAATATGCAGTTATTTGTCGAGTATTTAATGAGATATTTAGTAGAGATAAGACATTTCAACCTAAATCATTATTTGATTTTGGTTCTGGTGTTGGAACAGTTTCAtg ggCGGCAAAAAGGTATTGGAAAAATTCTTTGAAGGAGTTCTTTTGTGTAGATTCTTCTTCACATATGAATGATATTGCTCAGGCCCTTCTTCAagatggaaaattaaatttagaaattcctAAAGGTGTATTTTTTAGACAATTCCTACCGtcaaaaaat GAATTATACGATCTTGTAGTAACTGCTTACACACTATTTGAACTTCCTTCGAAACAAGCAAGACTTGAAGCTGTATTAAATTTATGGAGCAAAACAGGAAAGTATTTAGTCATTGTTGAAAGAGGCTCTAATGCTGGATTTAAG tTAGTTAATGAAGCAAGAGATTTTTTACGCTTTAGGAATGAGTCATCAGCAGTTCCTTCATTGAAAGCACATATATTTGCTCCA TGTCCTCATGATTTGGAATGTCCTAGATTAATGGAAGATAATACTCCATGTAATTTCATGGTCAATTACAAAGTATTAGCGATGGATAATAAAGAAAGAATCTCGGGTGAAAGGTTctcatatgttatttttaaaaaag GTGAAAGAGAAGACTTTAATCAGTGGCCAAGAATTGTTAGACCAGTTATAAAACGTTCAGGTCATAGTATTTGTAGGGTTTGTACAGCTGAAGGAAAgttaaaagaagtaatatttacTGCTGCTAAACATGGaaa gatACCATATCTATGTGCTCGTAATAGTAGATGGGGAGATATTCTGCCTGTTAAGTTAGATGAGAAAGAAGCAATTGTTgatgataaagaaataataaaagatattaaagacAGTGATAGTGAAAATGAAGATGATGAACATGAGAGGAAAAGATGA
- the LOC142329204 gene encoding ribosome assembly protein METTL17, mitochondrial isoform X1, with protein MMTCFRCTMRKSQIRWMSTKVKTITEFSLDVQKNIENENTTPKTHPGILRILPPEVPEDLFKAIRFITRDKPVKNLIKDGIEFTKYLEGRHPPLDTEAYKDHVEKVTKKAIRQCGVREDTEDYEENFYKNRNAINKKFNELLRKQTYHWKSINYNQYMSLIYLVSRTAPEYAVICRVFNEIFSRDKTFQPKSLFDFGSGVGTVSWAAKRYWKNSLKEFFCVDSSSHMNDIAQALLQDGKLNLEIPKGVFFRQFLPSKNELYDLVVTAYTLFELPSKQARLEAVLNLWSKTGKYLVIVERGSNAGFKLVNEARDFLRFRNESSAVPSLKAHIFAPCPHDLECPRLMEDNTPCNFMVNYKVLAMDNKERISGERFSYVIFKKGEREDFNQWPRIVRPVIKRSGHSICRVCTAEGKLKEVIFTAAKHGKIPYLCARNSRWGDILPVKLDEKEAIVDDKEIIKDIKDSDSENEDDEHERKR; from the exons atgagTACAAAAGTGAAAACTATTACAGAATTTAGTTTAGATGTGCAAAagaatatagaaaatgaaaataccaCACCTAAAACTCATCCTGGCATTTTAAGAATACTGCCTCCAGAAGTACCAGAAGACTTATTTAAAGCTATCAGATTTATAACTAGAG ataaaccagtaaaaaatttaattaaagatggCATTGAATTTACAAAGTATTTAGAAGGAAGACATCCTCCATTAGATACTGAAGCTTATAAAGACCATgttgaaaaagtaacaaaaaaagccATTAGACAGT GTGGTGTGAGAGAAGATACTGaagattatgaagaaaatttttataaaaatagaaatgctattaacaaaaaattcaatgagTTGTTGAGGAAACAAACATATCATTggaaatcaattaattataatcagtATATGTCATTAATCTATCTTGTTAGCAGAACTGCTCCAGAATATGCAGTTATTTGTCGAGTATTTAATGAGATATTTAGTAGAGATAAGACATTTCAACCTAAATCATTATTTGATTTTGGTTCTGGTGTTGGAACAGTTTCAtg ggCGGCAAAAAGGTATTGGAAAAATTCTTTGAAGGAGTTCTTTTGTGTAGATTCTTCTTCACATATGAATGATATTGCTCAGGCCCTTCTTCAagatggaaaattaaatttagaaattcctAAAGGTGTATTTTTTAGACAATTCCTACCGtcaaaaaat GAATTATACGATCTTGTAGTAACTGCTTACACACTATTTGAACTTCCTTCGAAACAAGCAAGACTTGAAGCTGTATTAAATTTATGGAGCAAAACAGGAAAGTATTTAGTCATTGTTGAAAGAGGCTCTAATGCTGGATTTAAG tTAGTTAATGAAGCAAGAGATTTTTTACGCTTTAGGAATGAGTCATCAGCAGTTCCTTCATTGAAAGCACATATATTTGCTCCA TGTCCTCATGATTTGGAATGTCCTAGATTAATGGAAGATAATACTCCATGTAATTTCATGGTCAATTACAAAGTATTAGCGATGGATAATAAAGAAAGAATCTCGGGTGAAAGGTTctcatatgttatttttaaaaaag GTGAAAGAGAAGACTTTAATCAGTGGCCAAGAATTGTTAGACCAGTTATAAAACGTTCAGGTCATAGTATTTGTAGGGTTTGTACAGCTGAAGGAAAgttaaaagaagtaatatttacTGCTGCTAAACATGGaaa gatACCATATCTATGTGCTCGTAATAGTAGATGGGGAGATATTCTGCCTGTTAAGTTAGATGAGAAAGAAGCAATTGTTgatgataaagaaataataaaagatattaaagacAGTGATAGTGAAAATGAAGATGATGAACATGAGAGGAAAAGATGA